One genomic window of Streptomyces sp. WP-1 includes the following:
- a CDS encoding DeoR/GlpR family DNA-binding transcription regulator: MTGTAEERRREIVRAARATGAVDVTALAAGLGVAKETVRRDLRALEDHGLIRRTHGGAYPVESAGFETTLAFRATSQVPEKRRIAAAAAELLGDAETVFVDEGFTPQLIAEALPRDRPLTVVTASLPVAGALAGADHIQVLLLGGRVRSGTLATVDHWTTTMLSGFVLDLAYVGANGISREHGLTTPDPAVGEVKAQAMRAARRAVFAGVHTKFGAASFCRFADVAALEAIVTSAQLPAAEAHRYALLGPQVIRV, translated from the coding sequence ATGACCGGAACGGCGGAGGAACGCCGGCGCGAGATCGTGCGGGCCGCGCGCGCCACCGGCGCGGTCGATGTCACCGCGCTCGCCGCCGGACTGGGCGTGGCCAAGGAGACCGTCCGGCGTGATCTGCGCGCTCTGGAGGACCACGGGCTGATCCGCCGCACCCATGGCGGGGCCTACCCGGTGGAGAGCGCCGGTTTCGAGACCACGCTGGCGTTCCGGGCCACCAGCCAGGTGCCCGAGAAGCGCCGGATCGCCGCCGCCGCGGCCGAGTTGCTGGGCGACGCCGAGACCGTCTTCGTCGACGAGGGCTTCACCCCGCAGCTCATCGCCGAGGCCCTGCCCAGGGACCGGCCGCTGACCGTGGTCACCGCGTCCCTGCCGGTCGCGGGCGCCCTCGCCGGGGCGGACCACATCCAGGTGCTGCTCCTCGGCGGCCGGGTGCGGTCCGGCACACTGGCCACCGTCGACCACTGGACGACGACGATGCTGTCCGGCTTCGTCCTCGACCTCGCCTACGTCGGCGCCAACGGCATCTCCCGCGAACACGGCCTGACCACGCCCGATCCGGCGGTCGGCGAGGTCAAGGCGCAGGCGATGCGGGCGGCGCGGCGCGCCGTGTTCGCGGGCGTGCACACCAAGTTCGGCGCGGCGAGCTTCTGCCGGTTCGCGGACGTCGCCGCGCTGGAGGCGATCGTGACCAGCGCCCAGCTCCCCGCGGCCGAGGCCCACCGCTACGCCCTGCTGGGCCCCCAGGTCATCCGGGTCTGA